A single genomic interval of Thermoanaerobaculia bacterium harbors:
- a CDS encoding SDR family oxidoreductase: protein MKRILVTGAGGFLGRHLVQRAAGRYEVRLIFHSRMPSNPSPAAHQLDLTRHKETADLVSLIRPSAIFHTAAISDPNACEIDPESSRAVNLEAARNLALLSHDLGIPFFFISTDLVFDGEHAPYGESDPPDPISFYGKHKAAAEKAVLSLYPESAVVRIPLLYGIDPIAIRGLILPLLRSLRKGSAVSLFTDEIRTPLSAGTAATGILSILEAGITGTIHLGGPEQLSRYEMGTRIAEIFNLPSGSIHGVKQKDVSMPAPRPRDVSLLSDRARNCIEWDPPSFSKELILLKRDFTEEA from the coding sequence ATGAAGAGGATTCTGGTGACCGGGGCGGGTGGATTTCTGGGTCGGCATCTCGTACAGAGAGCGGCCGGCCGATATGAAGTTCGCTTGATCTTCCATTCCCGTATGCCTTCCAATCCCTCCCCTGCCGCCCATCAGCTCGATCTGACCCGGCACAAAGAGACTGCGGATCTCGTTTCCTTGATCCGGCCTTCGGCGATTTTCCACACCGCGGCGATCTCCGATCCGAACGCCTGTGAAATCGATCCCGAAAGCTCCCGGGCCGTCAACCTTGAGGCGGCCCGGAACCTGGCACTTCTTTCTCATGACCTGGGCATCCCCTTTTTCTTCATTTCCACCGACCTTGTCTTTGACGGCGAACATGCCCCCTATGGGGAATCCGATCCTCCGGATCCGATAAGCTTCTATGGAAAGCACAAGGCCGCCGCAGAGAAGGCAGTGTTATCCCTCTATCCAGAGTCAGCCGTTGTCCGCATTCCCCTCCTCTACGGAATCGATCCCATCGCCATCCGCGGGTTGATCCTTCCCCTCCTCCGCTCTCTCCGTAAGGGGTCTGCTGTATCGCTTTTCACCGACGAGATCCGTACTCCCCTGAGCGCGGGGACCGCCGCTACCGGAATCCTATCCATTCTGGAAGCCGGGATCACGGGCACGATCCACCTGGGAGGACCGGAACAGCTGAGCCGGTACGAGATGGGAACACGGATCGCCGAAATTTTTAATCTGCCGTCTGGCTCAATTCATGGTGTAAAGCAAAAAGACGTTTCCATGCCAGCACCCCGGCCCAGGGATGTATCTCTCCTGAGTGACCGGGCAAGGAATTGCATCGAGTGGGATCCACCCTCTTTTTCAAAGGAATTGATTCTGCTAAAGCGGGATTTTACCGAAGAAGCTTGA
- the radA gene encoding DNA repair protein RadA — protein sequence MKRGVLYACQKCGMQSPKWLGRCPDCGAWESFVEEVLESHQKSEVSSAPAQTLRLEEASHTDVERIPSGMEGMNRLLGGGWVPGSVVLIGGEPGVGKSTLMLQLASQFSSRGSVFYISGEESPAQVAMRARRLGVQKGITLVAETALEPLTALLEKESPALVVVDSIQTILTGDLSSAPGSVSQVRAVTSVLSRMAKAQSFILVIVGHVTKEGAIAGPRTLEHMVDVVLYFEGDLEYQYRMLRSHKNRYGSTFELVVFEMTEGGLKEQDNPSRLFLAHRDKPPVGTAITAVLTGTQPLLLEVQALTVPTPYPTPRRTTVGLDINRLHLLTAVMIRHGLNLGNLDIYANVAGGFPIRETGADLALVAAVASSLHNRTLPENCLFVGEVGLTGEIRPVPRLDIRLKEAKQQGFTTAYTPAVDLKAPRGLTLKSVDHINAILKLLR from the coding sequence ATGAAGCGCGGAGTCCTCTACGCCTGTCAAAAATGCGGGATGCAGTCCCCCAAGTGGCTGGGACGATGCCCCGACTGCGGCGCATGGGAGAGCTTCGTCGAGGAAGTCCTTGAATCTCATCAGAAATCGGAGGTTTCCTCCGCCCCCGCTCAAACCCTTCGCCTTGAAGAAGCGTCACATACTGACGTGGAACGGATTCCGTCGGGGATGGAGGGCATGAATCGTCTCCTTGGGGGAGGATGGGTACCCGGATCGGTGGTTCTGATCGGCGGAGAACCGGGGGTAGGAAAGTCCACTCTGATGCTTCAGCTTGCAAGCCAGTTCTCGAGCCGTGGATCGGTCTTTTACATTTCCGGAGAAGAATCCCCCGCTCAGGTCGCCATGCGGGCGCGGCGTCTGGGAGTCCAGAAGGGCATTACCCTCGTGGCCGAAACCGCTCTGGAACCTTTGACGGCATTGCTGGAAAAGGAATCTCCCGCCCTCGTCGTGGTCGATTCGATTCAGACAATCCTGACCGGGGATCTCTCCTCGGCCCCGGGCAGTGTGTCCCAGGTTCGGGCCGTAACGTCCGTCCTTTCCCGGATGGCCAAGGCCCAGAGCTTCATCCTGGTCATCGTGGGGCATGTCACGAAGGAAGGTGCCATTGCCGGCCCTCGAACCCTGGAACACATGGTGGACGTCGTCCTCTACTTTGAGGGAGATCTGGAATACCAGTACCGGATGCTTCGCTCCCACAAGAACCGGTACGGATCGACCTTTGAGCTGGTCGTCTTTGAAATGACCGAGGGCGGACTGAAAGAGCAGGACAACCCGTCCCGGCTCTTCCTGGCCCACCGGGACAAGCCCCCTGTGGGCACCGCCATCACCGCCGTTCTGACCGGAACCCAGCCCCTCCTTCTGGAAGTCCAGGCCCTGACTGTACCGACACCCTACCCTACCCCTCGGCGGACGACGGTGGGCCTTGACATCAACCGGCTCCACCTCCTGACTGCGGTCATGATCCGGCATGGACTTAACCTCGGCAACCTCGATATCTATGCCAACGTTGCCGGGGGATTTCCCATCCGCGAAACGGGTGCCGACCTGGCCCTGGTGGCGGCCGTGGCCTCCTCTCTGCACAACCGGACCCTTCCGGAAAACTGTCTCTTCGTAGGGGAGGTCGGTCTGACGGGGGAGATCCGGCCCGTACCCCGACTGGACATCCGTCTGAAGGAAGCGAAACAGCAGGGATTCACGACCGCCTATACCCCGGCGGTGGACCTCAAGGCCCCCAGGGGCCTCACGCTGAAAAGTGTAGACCACATCAACGCCATTCTCAAGCTTCTTCGGTAA
- a CDS encoding class I SAM-dependent methyltransferase, whose amino-acid sequence MLDPVDRPIAEFFDRCARAGDMAGFSPEEEEKLAGYLKDWNLHPGLRVLEPGCGSGRLTERIASFVGTHGEILALDLSPEMVTGARNRNLPPQVIVQEGSARSIPREDGWFDVILCFCVFPHFLNREACMAEMARVLKPAGDIWVNHFMRREELNAFHGNASVELIRHVLPDREKMVELFDRAGLDVLECTDDARGYRLHARKREVVLS is encoded by the coding sequence ATGCTTGATCCAGTGGATCGCCCGATTGCCGAATTTTTTGACCGCTGTGCCCGCGCGGGAGACATGGCCGGATTCTCACCGGAGGAAGAGGAAAAACTGGCGGGATACCTGAAGGACTGGAATCTCCATCCGGGCCTGCGCGTCCTGGAACCGGGATGCGGGTCGGGTCGACTCACGGAGAGGATTGCTTCCTTCGTGGGCACGCACGGTGAGATTCTTGCCCTGGACCTCTCTCCCGAAATGGTGACCGGGGCACGCAATAGAAACCTCCCGCCCCAGGTCATCGTCCAGGAGGGAAGTGCCCGCTCCATCCCCCGGGAGGACGGCTGGTTCGACGTGATTCTCTGTTTCTGCGTCTTTCCCCACTTCCTGAACCGGGAGGCCTGCATGGCCGAAATGGCCCGGGTTTTGAAACCCGCCGGGGATATCTGGGTAAACCATTTCATGCGCAGGGAAGAGTTGAATGCCTTCCACGGGAATGCCTCGGTGGAACTGATCCGTCATGTCCTTCCCGATCGGGAGAAGATGGTGGAGCTCTTTGACCGGGCCGGGCTGGATGTTCTCGAATGTACAGACGATGCCCGGGGGTACCGGCTTCACGCCCGGAAGCGGGAGGTTGTGCTATCCTGA
- a CDS encoding metal ABC transporter permease: MSFLEIYGPILLAALLGGGSAGAIGVYVVGMRMPFIAVVMAHAAMAGAIVGTLTGTSSTIWAFGGALAAALGLGYALKGRTVDPNLALGSLFSLMMGISFLGIGLVKGPKTEVLGLLWGSILFVDTTGLWTMAGMCLVLLIFIAFFEKELAVILFSRSLASLYISEALIFAGLLVLEAGVITVNLKTVGGLLLFSLIANPAAAALRLARSIRGALLLATILGALSAVGGFLAAYLFDLPVGACIVLTSSAILALAVVLSAQGRRCHA, encoded by the coding sequence GTGAGCTTCCTGGAGATCTACGGCCCGATCCTTCTCGCCGCCCTTCTGGGAGGCGGATCCGCCGGGGCCATCGGGGTCTACGTGGTAGGGATGCGGATGCCCTTTATTGCTGTCGTGATGGCCCACGCGGCCATGGCGGGGGCGATCGTGGGAACCCTGACCGGCACCTCCTCCACGATCTGGGCCTTTGGTGGAGCCCTTGCCGCGGCGCTGGGCCTCGGCTATGCCCTGAAGGGACGGACGGTCGATCCAAACCTTGCCCTGGGTTCCCTCTTTTCTCTCATGATGGGGATCTCCTTCCTGGGAATCGGCCTGGTGAAGGGACCCAAAACGGAGGTCCTTGGCCTGCTCTGGGGGAGCATCCTCTTTGTCGATACCACGGGCCTGTGGACGATGGCGGGTATGTGTCTCGTTCTGCTCATCTTTATCGCATTCTTTGAAAAGGAGCTGGCCGTTATCCTCTTTTCCCGCTCCCTGGCTTCGTTGTACATTTCGGAGGCGCTGATCTTCGCGGGTCTCCTCGTACTTGAAGCGGGCGTTATCACCGTGAACCTGAAGACCGTCGGCGGCCTCCTCCTCTTCAGCCTTATCGCCAATCCCGCCGCTGCCGCCCTGCGCCTGGCCCGCTCGATCCGGGGCGCCCTCCTCCTGGCAACGATCCTCGGGGCCCTCAGTGCCGTCGGGGGATTCCTGGCCGCCTATCTCTTCGATCTTCCCGTGGGAGCCTGTATCGTTCTCACCTCCAGCGCCATACTTGCGTTAGCCGTGGTACTGTCGGCTCAAGGAAGGCGATGCCATGCTTGA
- a CDS encoding ABC transporter ATP-binding protein, whose product MESTLIRLDHIEVYAGKTRRFGPVSLAVEAGECLGVAGPNGAGKSTLLNLLSGRLVPDRGRVTSAPEIDGRDHRRRRGYLAQHQDYRGDLPLTVLDVVLFGRLPLRSAGQRFREEDRKAARASLDRLGLKSLESRLFRELSGGEQRKVHIARILAQDPQVLFLDEPCAGLDLRWQEEVTRCVADLHGEGRYTTVMVTHDLARLPATCSRIALIRDGQLLALGKPEDILKEETLEPMYGCPVRVEKEGGRFFVHPAAGERL is encoded by the coding sequence ATGGAATCCACGCTGATCCGGCTGGATCACATCGAAGTCTACGCGGGAAAGACAAGGCGATTCGGCCCTGTGAGCCTAGCCGTGGAAGCAGGGGAGTGCCTGGGAGTGGCCGGTCCCAACGGGGCGGGGAAATCGACCCTGTTGAACCTGCTTTCCGGCCGTCTCGTGCCCGACCGGGGCAGGGTGACTTCCGCTCCGGAAATCGATGGACGGGACCATCGCCGGCGCCGGGGATACCTGGCTCAGCATCAGGACTACCGGGGTGATCTTCCCCTGACGGTCCTGGACGTGGTCCTTTTCGGGAGGCTTCCCCTCCGGTCCGCGGGACAGCGGTTCCGGGAAGAGGACCGAAAAGCGGCGAGAGCCTCCCTGGATCGACTGGGCCTGAAAAGTCTGGAATCCCGCCTCTTCCGGGAGCTTTCGGGCGGGGAACAGAGAAAGGTGCACATTGCTCGGATTCTCGCCCAGGACCCGCAGGTCCTCTTTCTGGACGAACCCTGTGCCGGCCTCGATCTCCGATGGCAGGAAGAGGTTACCCGCTGTGTGGCCGATCTCCATGGAGAGGGCCGATACACCACCGTCATGGTGACCCATGACCTGGCCCGTCTTCCTGCGACCTGTTCCAGGATTGCCCTGATCCGGGACGGACAGCTCCTGGCTCTTGGAAAACCGGAGGACATCCTGAAGGAGGAAACGTTGGAACCGATGTACGGATGTCCCGTCCGCGTGGAGAAGGAGGGGGGACGCTTCTTTGTTCACCCGGCCGCGGGGGAGAGGCTGTGA
- a CDS encoding metal ABC transporter substrate-binding protein encodes MKPFLCLFGFLFFSTAPGSAREIHPTVVVTTSMLASAVQDAIGSAGDVTILQLVPPGSCPGHFDLSPRSVEDLRNAVAVVRHDYQGALEEQIGALHIENLEVIAVPTGAGLLIPGNYAAFVSEVKNTLSRVLPEIESQREGKSLAERLHDLGEQILEEAKPLKGVRVVASRHQEDFCRWLGLDVVGILNRPEEVTPGELKTLIDTRPDMVVANLQEGTEAAETLGQRLKVPVATLSNFPGAPGYGESYGDVVRSNLQVLIHTWNPR; translated from the coding sequence TTGAAACCATTCCTTTGCCTTTTCGGTTTCCTCTTCTTTTCAACGGCTCCCGGGTCCGCCCGGGAGATCCATCCCACCGTCGTCGTCACCACCTCCATGCTGGCTTCCGCTGTCCAGGACGCCATCGGGTCCGCTGGAGATGTGACGATCCTTCAGCTGGTTCCTCCGGGTTCGTGTCCCGGCCACTTTGATCTGAGCCCGCGTTCCGTGGAGGATCTCCGTAACGCCGTGGCTGTGGTTCGTCATGACTACCAGGGGGCGCTGGAAGAGCAGATCGGGGCCCTCCATATTGAAAACCTGGAAGTGATCGCAGTGCCCACCGGTGCGGGCCTGCTTATTCCAGGGAATTACGCGGCGTTCGTATCCGAGGTAAAGAATACGCTGAGCCGGGTTCTCCCGGAGATTGAATCGCAGAGGGAGGGGAAATCCCTGGCCGAAAGGCTTCATGACCTGGGGGAGCAGATCCTGGAGGAGGCAAAGCCTCTGAAGGGTGTACGGGTGGTTGCCTCCAGACACCAGGAAGATTTCTGCCGCTGGCTCGGTCTCGATGTCGTCGGGATCCTGAATCGACCGGAGGAAGTGACCCCCGGGGAGCTGAAGACGCTGATCGATACGAGACCGGACATGGTCGTGGCCAACCTCCAGGAGGGAACCGAGGCGGCAGAAACGCTGGGACAGCGGCTGAAGGTGCCCGTGGCCACCCTTTCCAACTTTCCCGGAGCCCCGGGGTATGGAGAGTCTTACGGGGACGTTGTCCGCTCCAATCTGCAGGTGCTAATACATACATGGAATCCACGCTGA
- a CDS encoding TonB-dependent receptor plug domain-containing protein → MPTLRKVLPVLLFIASCFLFGDEPSTDAMVEAEFEETITVTAPPILDRSSVDRYGNLVGEVTRKQVEELNAHDVADALRNVPGLVISRYNPVGSYGGADGGTLFIRGHGSGRPGAEIQMMTDGIPRFVGVWTHPLLDTLTLDHVDRIEIYRSSQPVLMGTMGFGAINLVPRRWTDAGPGGRISLSGGSFNTFIGQVEAGGAWGKTDVYLSGGSMKSDGHRDVADGEVEDLYGRFGYRISPALDFTLQISHNDGLASDPGNINLPRTPVTPSFGIVDDFALATLSYTARRGSGSVKLYGDDGSIDWLQWDGASSASFRTLTDYRNYGVRWREALDLGERRELIVGYDYDVYGGISYEDHTNSRTEGIDLDFRSSAPYFMFSQTYGDSTITWIPSFGVRYNDSKYFGAEWGYQVGLSIRRGPSTVYTNYAHAFNLPGVYAAALYGTWGQGDAWKDLNAELLDHVELGYTGSLSQKVDLTVSIYHDEVTDALRFVPPPPPPPSFANIGDYTLDGIEASLHVRPSDTVSLFAGLSWMNPDPADVPNAPEWSFSAGVNWIPARGWTVSLDGQSVSESYVLNPRFATSQVAVDGYTLLHVRTSRAFSFGTPGWIMELHLDGENLTDETYEFRPGYPMPGRSWMAGVTLTF, encoded by the coding sequence ATGCCTACCCTGCGGAAGGTACTTCCGGTTCTTCTTTTTATCGCATCTTGCTTCCTCTTCGGGGACGAACCTTCCACCGATGCCATGGTGGAGGCTGAATTCGAAGAGACGATCACCGTCACGGCTCCCCCGATCCTGGATCGTTCTTCGGTGGACCGCTACGGAAACCTGGTCGGAGAGGTCACGCGAAAGCAGGTGGAGGAACTTAATGCCCACGACGTCGCGGACGCCCTGCGGAACGTTCCCGGCCTGGTGATTTCCCGTTACAACCCGGTGGGATCTTATGGAGGTGCCGACGGAGGTACGCTCTTTATCCGCGGGCACGGGTCGGGAAGGCCGGGTGCGGAGATCCAGATGATGACGGACGGAATTCCCCGCTTCGTGGGGGTCTGGACGCACCCTCTCCTCGACACCCTTACCCTGGATCACGTCGACCGGATCGAAATCTACCGAAGCTCCCAGCCCGTTCTGATGGGAACGATGGGATTTGGGGCCATCAATCTTGTTCCCCGACGTTGGACCGATGCCGGCCCCGGCGGACGGATCTCTCTGTCCGGCGGATCCTTCAATACCTTTATCGGACAGGTCGAGGCGGGAGGGGCATGGGGAAAGACGGACGTCTACCTCTCCGGCGGATCGATGAAGAGCGACGGGCACCGCGACGTGGCCGACGGAGAAGTCGAAGACCTGTACGGCCGGTTCGGTTATCGGATATCGCCTGCCCTGGACTTCACGCTCCAGATTTCCCATAACGATGGTCTGGCCTCCGATCCCGGGAACATAAATCTTCCCCGCACTCCCGTGACTCCCTCGTTTGGTATCGTGGACGATTTCGCCCTGGCCACCCTGTCCTACACGGCCCGCAGGGGCTCGGGTTCCGTCAAGCTATACGGCGATGACGGTTCGATCGACTGGCTGCAATGGGACGGCGCCTCGTCCGCGTCCTTCCGGACCCTGACCGACTATCGGAACTACGGCGTGCGCTGGAGGGAAGCCCTCGACCTTGGAGAACGAAGAGAGCTCATCGTCGGCTACGACTACGACGTTTACGGGGGCATATCTTACGAGGATCACACGAATTCCCGAACAGAGGGGATCGACCTTGACTTCCGCTCCAGTGCCCCCTATTTCATGTTCAGCCAGACCTACGGGGACAGCACGATCACCTGGATCCCTTCCTTCGGGGTCCGATATAACGACTCAAAATACTTCGGCGCAGAGTGGGGCTACCAGGTGGGACTCTCCATTCGCCGAGGACCATCCACGGTCTACACCAACTACGCCCATGCCTTCAACTTGCCCGGTGTCTACGCTGCGGCCCTGTATGGGACGTGGGGTCAGGGAGACGCGTGGAAAGACCTGAACGCGGAATTGCTTGACCATGTCGAACTGGGATACACCGGATCGCTCTCGCAGAAAGTTGATCTCACCGTCTCGATCTACCACGACGAGGTGACCGACGCCCTTCGCTTTGTTCCGCCGCCCCCCCCGCCTCCCAGCTTTGCCAATATCGGTGACTATACGCTGGACGGGATAGAGGCATCCCTCCACGTTCGCCCGAGCGATACAGTCAGCCTCTTCGCAGGTTTGTCCTGGATGAACCCCGATCCGGCCGATGTCCCCAATGCCCCCGAATGGTCCTTCAGCGCTGGGGTCAACTGGATCCCGGCCCGGGGCTGGACCGTCAGCCTGGACGGCCAGTCGGTGAGCGAGTCCTACGTTCTGAACCCGCGCTTCGCGACAAGCCAGGTTGCCGTGGACGGCTATACGCTTCTCCACGTCCGGACCTCGCGTGCCTTCTCCTTCGGTACCCCTGGCTGGATTATGGAGCTCCACCTGGATGGGGAAAACCTCACAGACGAGACCTATGAATTCCGGCCCGGCTACCCCATGCCGGGACGAAGCTGGATGGCCGGAGTGACCCTCACGTTTTGA
- the nikR gene encoding nickel-responsive transcriptional regulator NikR codes for MTQLARLSFSIEQGLANRLEELVKTRGYTNRSEFIRDMIRDRLVEETWAVEGEGVGAITLIYDHHGRQLTDRLTHIQHHHHEVIMATTHVHLDEHLCVEVILVKGRVDTIRSLADQLRKQRGVLHGGLSMSASGHALR; via the coding sequence ATGACCCAACTGGCACGACTGAGTTTTTCGATTGAGCAGGGCCTCGCGAATCGGCTCGAAGAGCTCGTAAAGACCCGCGGATATACAAACCGTTCCGAATTTATCCGGGACATGATCCGGGACCGCCTCGTAGAGGAGACCTGGGCCGTGGAAGGGGAGGGCGTCGGCGCCATTACGCTGATCTACGACCACCACGGCCGACAGCTGACCGATCGACTTACCCACATCCAGCACCACCACCACGAGGTCATCATGGCCACAACCCATGTCCACCTGGATGAGCATCTCTGCGTCGAGGTCATCCTTGTCAAAGGTCGGGTGGATACGATCCGAAGCCTTGCTGATCAGCTCCGGAAACAGCGGGGTGTTCTCCACGGCGGGCTCTCGATGAGTGCCTCAGGACACGCGTTGAGGTGA
- a CDS encoding class I SAM-dependent rRNA methyltransferase, whose translation MVTVEIKKTRERAIQNRHPWIFSGAVHRADGNGSFAQVVQADKQNVAWGLYNPKSQIRVRVIDFTPMPSNPERVIAERIRDAASMRREFLPAGTDAFRLINGEGDGLPGVIADIYGDVMVVSTTCEGWEREREKLLFPALKKAWGVRAVYLKDNVDIRSIEGLSSRDKWLSSFTVPMPIDIHESGLTYRVHLLEGQKTGFFLDQRVNRVTFAGMAHGLDILNAFCYTGAFSVAALKAGAQHVTNVDSSLPALDLAKDNHRINGIDETGYTLIRENAFEYLRYLYKNGKKFDAIILDPPGLCKSQSQVDKASRAYKDVNMQAMKLLRPGGLLMTFSCSGNISPTLFRQIIFGAAKDVGVQARILAQLGADWDHPISIYCPESEYLKGLLLRLS comes from the coding sequence ATGGTTACGGTTGAAATCAAGAAAACCAGGGAACGCGCCATCCAGAACCGGCATCCGTGGATCTTCTCGGGAGCCGTCCACCGGGCCGACGGAAATGGATCCTTTGCCCAGGTGGTCCAGGCCGACAAGCAAAATGTGGCCTGGGGACTCTACAACCCGAAATCCCAGATCCGAGTCCGGGTCATCGATTTCACACCCATGCCATCCAACCCGGAACGGGTCATTGCCGAACGGATCCGGGACGCAGCTTCCATGCGCCGTGAGTTTCTCCCCGCTGGAACCGATGCCTTTCGCCTGATCAACGGGGAAGGGGACGGTCTCCCCGGCGTAATCGCGGACATTTACGGCGATGTCATGGTGGTCTCCACAACCTGTGAAGGCTGGGAAAGAGAGAGGGAAAAACTCCTCTTTCCTGCACTGAAAAAGGCCTGGGGCGTGCGGGCCGTCTATCTCAAGGACAACGTCGACATTCGAAGCATCGAGGGCCTTTCTTCCCGGGACAAATGGCTTTCGTCCTTTACCGTGCCGATGCCCATCGACATCCACGAATCGGGACTGACCTACCGCGTCCACCTTCTGGAGGGCCAGAAAACCGGGTTTTTCCTCGACCAGAGGGTCAACCGGGTGACCTTTGCCGGGATGGCTCACGGACTCGACATCCTGAATGCCTTTTGCTATACGGGTGCATTTTCCGTGGCGGCCTTAAAGGCCGGTGCCCAGCATGTAACCAATGTTGATTCCTCCCTGCCCGCCCTGGACCTGGCCAAGGACAACCATCGAATCAACGGCATCGATGAGACCGGGTACACCCTGATCCGGGAAAATGCCTTTGAATACCTGCGCTATCTCTATAAGAACGGAAAGAAATTCGATGCGATCATCCTTGATCCGCCCGGGCTCTGCAAATCTCAGAGCCAGGTGGACAAGGCCAGCCGGGCCTACAAGGACGTCAACATGCAGGCTATGAAGCTGCTCCGTCCCGGCGGTCTCCTCATGACCTTTTCCTGCTCCGGCAATATCTCGCCAACCCTCTTTCGTCAGATTATCTTCGGGGCGGCCAAGGACGTCGGAGTCCAGGCCCGGATCCTGGCTCAGCTCGGCGCGGACTGGGACCATCCCATCTCCATCTATTGCCCGGAGAGCGAATACCTGAAGGGACTACTCCTGCGGCTTTCCTGA